CAATCGAGGTAACTAATTGATCCATGGCTGCCCTGTTTTCTTGATTCTGCACCATGGTTCCCTTGTTTTGAATATGATTGATTCTATTACTGTGATTTTTTTAATGTATACGTACTAAGCAGGAGACTTATTTACCATAATGTTATGAGTCCTTGCCTATGCTTTTTCTTTTGATTAGCATGTAAATGCACATACCCACCCACATACAAAGTTAAGCTTTACTCGTTGTAAATCAGTGTCCCTTTCTGTCCAAATTTCAGCTTAGGTCCATTTTTCTTACTATTGGCTCAGGTCCTATACTGCTATTTGGCACAGTGCCTACATATATTCTTCAACTAAGTTTACTATTTAACCTGGGCTaacttatttttttgttttgtttaaaACTGAAGTACTGTCGCTCCTATTTGGCAAAGTGCCTACATATGAATTTTTTTAAGCTGGATTTACGCAAACACATATTAAGAGCTTTCCTGAGCTAGGCCACTTGTGACTAATCCTTCAATCTAGTTCAGAAGAGACCTCATGCTTTGATGTACTTCATATCATAATACCACAATTTTTATTTCAATTTGATTCATCTTAATATAGTACTGTTCTCATTTTTTCCTTAGAGACCTTTTATGTTAACAGAATCAAAAGTTAGGTTCATATAACAAGGAGTCGTTGTAGTTTACCCTATGAAATTGATTTTGGTGGTTGCCAACTTGCCTGTCCTCTGCCCAAGCTGGTCTAAAAAATAAGTAGCTTCAACACTTAAACAAAGCTCTGGATTGCATAAATTAGAGGCTTTGAACCACTTGGTTCTTTCTTTGTACAAGATCAGTCAAGATAACATATCAGTGTCTATTCCAATTTCCATAGCCCATAATCCATATACCAAGAAACTTCGCGTTGCCGTTTTATTGCCATGCACCTGCCAAAGTCTCCGGATGATTATGTTCATCATTTAAAGATTTTCATGCCTGAAGTGTTGGATGTGAGCAGGAATAACTTCAATCTTGTCTTGACCGTCCAGTCTAATCAATCTGTTCATTTAATTATAGTGCTTTACAACCTTTCAACTGAGCTGCAGATCATTAGCATTAGTTTCGCCACTTTTCTGTACCTTTATTTACCTTGATGCTAATTCTATTTACCCTTTCAATCAATATTTTATTGAGAATATTTCTGTGCTAGCTTATCTCTTATGCAGTTATTTCCATATGGTTTATCCTCTTCCTTAATGCTTGTTTTGACCCTTTTTCCTCTTTTGTTGCAGCTTTTTGCCTTTGATACAGCTAAGAAGTTCCTAACCCCCAAATCTGGGGAAGAACGGAGGATCCCAATCCCTCCTTCACTAGTGGCAGGGGCTTTTGCTGGTGTCAGCTCAACTCTGTGTACATACCCTCTGGAACTAATTAAGACTCGATTAACCATACAGGTTAGTGTTATTATGCAAGAACTGTCTGGATGCCAGAAAAAAAACTTTTGTTAGAGTTCTATTACAACACATGAAGTGCATATGATGAATGCCCTCTAATTGTGCAGAGAGGCGTGTATGATAACTTCCTCCATGCATTTGTGAAAATCGTCCGTGAAGAAGGCCCCGCTGAGCTGTACAGAGGCTTAACCCCAAGTCTAATCGGAGTGGTGCCATATGCAGCAACCAACTACTTCGCGTATGACACCCTTAAGAAGGTGTACAAGAAAATGTTCAAGACAAATGAAATCAGCAACGTTCCAACCCTGCTCATTGGGTCTGCTGCAGGAGCCATCTCAAGCACCGCCACATTTCCTCTTGAGGTTGCCCGCAAACACATGCAAGTCGGAGCTGTTGGCGGCCGAAAGGTATACAAGAACATGCTTCACGCTCTCCTGACCATTCTCGAGGACGAAGGGGTTGGGGGCCTCTACAGAGGACTGGGGCCTAGTTGCATGAAGCTGGTGCCTGCTGCTGGGATTTCGTTTATGTGCTACGAAGCTTGCAAGAAGATACTAATTGAGGAAGAGGACGAGTGAAGCGTTCCTCGACAACAGCTCCATAAAAGGGTAGTGGCTTGAGTTTTGTTTGCTGGTCCTATTATGGATCTGATCCTAGGGCCTTCCTCCCAAGATACTAGGTTTCGTGACAGACAGTGGGTAAACTTTTTTGGTCTTCTTTGGATGATGTTACCTGACTAATCTCAATAACTGTTGCTACAAGATTTCAAACTCTTTCTGTAGTCTCAGCTTGACCTGATAAAAAGTTACATATGTTTCCAGTTTGCTTTGGCTATATGCATGAATGAAGCGTGTGTTTGTCGTAAAGTCTTTGTTTGGGCGTATGAAACCAGTGAAATTAACTCGTGAGACATCAAATTCTACATGAGTGGCATCGAAATTGATCTTGTTCAGTTGATTGTGTTATGGACTTTTGATTTTGATGCCAACTCATGGCAAGTCTGGTATGTACTTTTGATTTTGATGCCAACTCATGGCAAGCCTTCCAGACAAACACTTAAATTATCAGCTCTTGCCGCAATTGCATTGCAAAATTAACATTACCAACAGCTGCAGCATGCATTTTGAATGAATCAAATATGTATATGTTTAATAAATTCTAGAGGTTCACATTGATCAAGAACTGAACACATCTTCATCGCCCTGCTCCCGATGTAACCAAAAGTAATAACAAAAGAAAACAGAAGCCATCATGTCTACATGACTAGCAATTTCTAGGTCTGCTCCTCCTCGTCTTCTGCTGCCTCCTCCGCCGCAGCCGTGGCCATCAACTCATCAAACTTGTCGCTCTTCCGCAGCACTATCTCAATCTGCGCAAAATGTTCAACGTAAATGTTGGGGTAAAAAGAACAATATCTGAATGATATCCTGCTAAAAACAAAATTCTGATGATATGACAATATGGATTATTCTGACCTTGGCCTTTTGGATTGGCCGCCCTCTCATCTCATCCTTGATTTCCACAGTGGATGTCGTAATCCCTGCACATATTATTCTTGATTAGAGAATGTTTGTGCCATATTAAAAAAGCAGGGTCTCAATATAATGCTATCACTATTAGCATAAGTGTATAATGTTGGGCAAGGGGAAAAAGTTCTTACTTGTCTCGAATGCGAAGCCATTGTTTTTCAGAATCTCTGCCACGGTCACGACCGTCGCTATGGCTGCAAGCATATTAGGCAGATATGTCCATGGTTCAAATTATCTCATGCAAGAACACTACATATAATCCTTATTAATCGCAGACATATTTGACGCGATGCAAGGAGGAGTAGGCGACGTACCCATGCCGAGCGCGGAGAGCTCGACCTCGCCGTGCTGCTGCATGTACCTCTGCACGCGACGCAAGGGAAAGAATCAGCACCCACCAGGCCATGGCGTACGAAACTACTCTGCGTACGATGCCTTCTCGTTGGACAACAGTACGATCAGACTGGGATCATCTCTAAATACTAGGGCCCACGAACTGAATCATCTATGGCTGTCTCTAATTGTATGGAGTGTTCGACACGAATTTATCGTACGTATAGCAAGGTTCCATGGCGTAACAACGAGACCCACAGCCGATCGGTCGATCGATCGACTCGTGAACAGATATAGTAATAAATACCTTGGCGAGGTTGACGTAGAAGAAGAGGGGTTTCTTGGTGTTGGACACCTGAATCCGGTTgctgctcccgccgccgccgccgccgccgttggcggccctcGCTCTCTGCGCCTCCGCCGCGTCGCCCGACATTGGTTATGCCGCTGCTAATAGCAAGATCGAACGGTCCGCCGGCGGCGATTCCCTGCTCGTCTCGATCGTGCGCGGGACGGGTTCGTGGCTCGTGGCTTCAGGTCGGAGGGAGGAAGACGGGGCGTGGCGATATTAATGGCTGTCTGAGACGATCGGATGAGAAGACGAGTCGGATCGGGAGCGGGTCGTGCGAGGAGTCGGGTACCGAGTCCGTGCCCAGCTCCAACTCAAATAGTTTACGAGTGTTTCTCTGAAATCAAAAGTATCCTTCTAATTTCCTAATTTTATAGGAAGTCCGGACCTCTAAAAAGGAAAAATATACCACCTCTGTACCAAAATACGGGAGAACAACTAAGGAGCGAGTACTTCTCCGGAAGCCCCCGCAAGGGTCACCTTGAGTGGGCTGGGAGCGCGTCATTTGAcgcgctctcagccgccgccacgtgtcgcgcatTATgtgttttcttttgatttatttctATTTTTATTTCTCTATACGCGTTTTTGCCTTTTAGATGACTTTTTCAGGGTTTTTTTCCAGCCTCTTGGTTTTCCTTCGGTCTTTTTTAGATTTTTGACAAAGAAAATTTTGcgtgaaaaaaatgtgtttttttttgcgaaaggcACGGATTTATTTTTCATGAAGGCATGGATTTGCTTCTACTAGAGGCACAGCCGTACCGCTCGCAAAAGAAAAAACAATCATGTTTTTTTCTTCCACAAGAGGCACGGAATTACTTCTGGTGGAGGTACGAATTTGCTTCTGTGAGatgcacagccgtgcctctcggaaaggaaaaacaCATTATTTTTCTTTCTGTGAGGGGCACGGATTTACTTCTCGTAGAGGCACGGAATTGCTTTCGTGAAAGGCACAGTAATGCCTCTCtgaagaaaaaaaacatgttttttttccttCCGAGAGAGGGACATATTTAGTTCTTGTGGACGCACAGGTTTTCTTCCTCGGGAGACATAGCCGTGCCTCTTGTAAAAGAAAAAAATACAcgtttttttcctttcacgagaggcacaAATTTACTTTTCGTGGTTCCttttgaaaaggaaaaaaaatcgcGAGAGGCACGGATTTATTTCTTATGGAGGCACGAATTTGCTTTGCGagaggcacaaccatgcctctcgaaaaagaaaaaaaattgtttttttattCTTCTTCTGTAAGAGGCATGCATTTACTTTTCGTGAAGGCATGGATTTGTTTTTGCTCTTTGGAAAGGGGGAAAAATGTGCTCCCAGTTTGGTTTTTTCGTCCGATTTTTTCATCAAAAGTTCAtcgaaacctattaacatgggatctgaaggaaatatgccctagaggcaataataaagttattatttatttccttatatcatgataaatgtttattattcatgctagaattgtattaaccggaaacataatacttgtgtgaatacatagacaaacagagtgtcactagtatgcctctacttgactagctcgttgatcaaagatggttatgtttcctagccattgacatgagttgtcatttgattaacggggtcacatcattaggagaatgatgtgattgacttgacccattccgttagcttagcactcgatcatttagtatgttgccattgctttcttcatgacttatacatgttcctatgactatgagattatgcaactcccgtttaccggaggaacactttgtgtgctaccaaacgtcacaacgtaactgggtgattgtaaaggtgctctacaggtgtctccgaaggtacttgttgggttggcgtatttcgagattaggatttgtcactccgattgtcggagaggtatctctgggcccactcggtaatgcacatcactataagccttgaaagcattgtaactaatgagttagttgtgagatgatgtattacagaacgagtaaggagacttgccggtaacgagattgaactaggtattgagataccgacgatcgaatctcgggcaagtaacataccgatgacaaagggaacaacgtatgttgttatgcggtctgaccaataaagatcttcgtagaatatgtgggagccaatatgagcatccaggttccgctattggttattgaccggagacgtgtctcggtcatgtctacatagttctcgaacccgtagggtccgcacgcttaaagtttcaatgacagttatattatgagtttatgagttttgatgtaccgaaggttgtttggagtcccggatatgatcacggacataacgaggagtctcgaaatggtcgagacatgaagattgatatattggatgactatattcggacaccggaatggttccaggggttatcggatatataccggagtaccggggggttaccggaacccccctccccggaggctattgggcctcatgggcccaattggtggaagagaagaggcggccaaggggcagccgcgcgcccctccccccccccaagtctgaattggacaaggaggggggcggcaccccccctttcctttccccctctctccttccctctcctctcctagtccaacaaggaaaagggagggagtcctactcccggtgggagcaggactcctcctagcgcgcctcctcctggccggctgcacctccccccttactcctttatatacgggggcagggggcaccctagagatacaacaattgatttgatcttttagctgtgtgcggtgccccctccaccatagtccacctcgataatactgtagcggtgcttaggcgaagccctgcgtctgtagaacatcatcatcatcaccacgccgtcgtgctgacgaaactctccctcaacactcggctggatcggagttcgagggacgtcatcgggctgaacatcggaggtgccgtgcgttcggtacttgatcggtcggatcgtgaagacgtacgactatatcaaccgcgttgtggtaacgcttccgctttcggtctacgagggtacgtggacaacactctcccctctcgttgctatgcatcaccatgatcttgcgtgtgcgtaggaattttttttaaattactacgttgcccaacagtggcatccgagcctggttttatgcgtagatgttatatgcacgagtagaacacaagtgagttgtgggcgatataagtcatactgcttaccagcatgtcatactttggttcggcggtattgttggatgaagcggcccggaccgatattacgcgtacgcttacgcgagactggttctaccgacgtgctttgcacacacgtggctggcgggtgtcagtttctccaactttagttgaaccgagtgtggctacgcccggtccttgcgaaggttaaaatagcaccaacttgacaaactatcgttgtggttttgatgcgtaggtaagaacggttcttgctaagcccgtagcagccacgtaaaatttgcaacaacaaagtagaggacgtctaacttgtttttgcagggcatgttgtgatgtgatatggtcaagacatgatgctaaattttattgtatgagatgatca
This DNA window, taken from Triticum aestivum cultivar Chinese Spring chromosome 1D, IWGSC CS RefSeq v2.1, whole genome shotgun sequence, encodes the following:
- the LOC123180670 gene encoding adenine nucleotide transporter BT1, chloroplastic/mitochondrial; protein product: MSNKSGSVRLQCAEATAADWGCCFLSLSVPPPPPAAPCDADSNCGFNLAWTLHQSFHPPAGLFASVGHKVGVGFPASSSSSGATSSGNPQDPYRKYVSPEAVETSLPVPGDGVGLRGKGKKKAVRIKIKVGNSHLKRLISGGIAGAVSRTVVAPLETIRTHLMVGSNGNSSTEVFESIMKNEGWTGLFRGNFVNVIRVAPSKAIELFAFDTAKKFLTPKSGEERRIPIPPSLVAGAFAGVSSTLCTYPLELIKTRLTIQRGVYDNFLHAFVKIVREEGPAELYRGLTPSLIGVVPYAATNYFAYDTLKKVYKKMFKTNEISNVPTLLIGSAAGAISSTATFPLEVARKHMQVGAVGGRKVYKNMLHALLTILEDEGVGGLYRGLGPSCMKLVPAAGISFMCYEACKKILIEEEDE
- the LOC123166519 gene encoding uncharacterized protein At2g34160; protein product: MSGDAAEAQRARAANGGGGGGGSSNRIQVSNTKKPLFFYVNLAKRYMQQHGEVELSALGMAIATVVTVAEILKNNGFAFETRITTSTVEIKDEMRGRPIQKAKIEIVLRKSDKFDELMATAAAEEAAEDEEEQT